The Theileria parva strain Muguga chromosome 1, complete sequence, whole genome shotgun sequence DNA window GCATGAAATAGGaagtaatatttaagatTGTGATGAGGATGCAGGGGATGAATTGTATGAAAATGGTGTTCCAGCTCGAGTTTACGACGTTGGCGTAGTAACTCCAAATCGTTGTAAAATCGTTctttatacataaatatgataaatataatcTCAAATACGATGATAGtcttttattatacacgATCTCCTCATTCACGTCCACGGGATATTCATACAACTTTCCCAGCTCCACAGTGTTATCCGGTGTCATATTCTGGCCCACATTAGCTTCACTAAATGTGTCATTTCTGGTGAGATAAAATTTGGGAATAATTAACTTTGTTTTCAAGGTGAGGAGAGTGATGAAAATGGTGTTGAAGTCGGGGTTGATCTTGTCAATTGAGGCAAGTAGGCGTGAAAATGACCATACGGACTTGGgattaatgtaaatttggCCCTGTTCGCAGCAGTTTAAAACACCCTCGACGATTTTGAAGAGggtaaaaattttcaaatccTCTGAGTTACACTGTTGCAAAAGTGAGGATAAAGTTTTAAAGGTTAAATCAACTTGTTTTTGAGTATTTGCAATGCTGTTTAAGCAGATTTTAACACGTTTACTCAGGTCAATTCTGACCTGTTTAAGCTCAGAATTTGACCTTACCTCAGAGTAAATCCGCTCAAATTTGATAAACTTTTCCCTCAAGTCgtcaaaaaataaaatcgTCCTATTCTTCGGCACATAATCCCATGAAATgtcatcaaatttattagcGCCAacagttaatttttcaccctgtaaagttaatttttcaccctgtaaagttaatttttcaccctgtaaagttaatttttcaccctgtaaagttaatttttcaccctgtaaagttaatttttcaccctgtaaagttaatttttcaccctgtaaagttaaattttcattgtgtaaagttaaattttcattgtGTGAGTTTTGGATTTGTTTGCGTTGATTTTCTAATTTCTCCTGTTCTATGCGTTTTTTTTCAAAGTTTTCCCGTTCAAGTTTCTGTTTTTCAAGTAATTCCAGCCGTTGAAACTCGTTAATCGTCTCAGTGATCACAGAATTGTACACATTTCTCGTGGCTACACAGTTTTCGTCTATTAATTCCTCCAACTGTTTACTATCCAAATATCCAAATTTCACACTCTCCCCCGTAACATCTTTCACACTCTCCCCCGTAACATCTTTCACAATCTCACCCGTAACATCTGTCACACTTTTGtcactaaaattaaccgttttatcactaaaattaaccgttttatcactaaaattaacagtTTCAACGGTGTTGATAGTAATATTCCGTGTGGTATGGGACTGAATTAGTTGAAGTTTGAACTGTGTGGTAAAGTTGTGGCCGGTTTTGTAAAAGTTGAGTGGAATCTGAAGCTTCCGGTCCTCAACCAAAACAGATTCATCAAAATTAAACGTTACCCCGCCAACAGCCTTCATACCTcaaattcatttattttacacttaaatattattacactattaaatattttacactatcaaatctattatactattaaatattttacaatattaaatctattatactattaaatattttacactattaaatattttataatatttgtaatattttagaatattaaatcTATTATTTCCAACACCACTTTTCCACAATGTcaataaattgaaaattttaacaattttaatattttaataaattttacgAAAATTGGCTAAATTTCGAGattttgaataatttgacAAAAGATGAATAATCCAGGTAATTCCTCAGATCTTCCCAGATTCCAATATTAACCTAGTCTAACAGTGTAAATCTGTTTGTAGTGAGTATATTTGATGATGAGGAGGGGCTCGATGACGAACGTGccaaaaataataaatatgacTTTATTCCACAGTATTCAACtgttaatataatattacttCAGGGGCGTGATTAGGAAACGTGGTAATTCCGAGGGTGAAAAGCCCAATCCTAAACTCAGGGCTTGCATTTCTTGCAGATTAATCATGTCAGAAGATCAGGTatccgttacggtgcttgctaCCGCCCACAATTCTTACTCCGGAACTCTCAGTTATCCCTTCTATACTTTACTATTTACTGTACTATACtcttatttactatactatactcttatttactatactatactcttatttactatactatactttatatactatactatactttatatactatactatactctATTTACTGTACTATAGTTTATATGCTAATTCCcttagtatataaatacttTACATTGTGATATAGTTTTATGAGAATGGCTGTGGCAATTGTTCGTTTTTGCAGATGGACGGTGATCACAGGCGTACTCTCGACTGTACCAGTGCGAACTTTAACGGCTTCATTTCTATCATGGACCCGCAAAAATCGTGGTCTGCAagatataataatttaagtatCCATTACGGTGCTTGGTCACGCGGATTCAGTCTCCCCGACCACTCCATTTTCTCTAATTAGCTAATCCACTAATTATCTATAGTATACTGTGAATATTTGTTAGGTGATTTGATTCCTGGATGTTATGCGATATCAGTGAATGGGACACTCCCAGAATCAATCAAAGATGAACTTCTAGAATgattttacacaaatttaaccaatttaataatttatttaatgttttaataatttaaccaattatttaataatttgattaattatttaataatttgattaattgtatgaaattataatttgcGTTTGGATAATCGCCAGGAGTCTTGGTCCTTCTCAAATCTATTATACAACGGCTTTATCTTCACATCTGCAGCATTATCAACAGTGTCAatggtaataataatttgtttactGGAATGTTTGGAGATTGATTTCCCGGTTGAGATGAACATGGTTGGTGCGAGTTCGAGTAGCCATTTGGATTTGATTACCGTTAAGTCCCGCATGTACTCCTTACTCGTCAATATCAACTCATGATATAACACATACTCAGGatttctacacattattaccATAAAGTTAGTTTTAgaggaaaataattgtaaaaaatgggttaaaaaaataaaatgtcaaaattgatcgggttacgaaaataaattttctcaccTAACCACTTTTGCTGCTCcaaccacttatttaccaaatttaattagtaaaataaaaataaatataaaaaggttgcaaaatgataaataatggggTTAAGTAGGTGATACCTTTGAAAGAGTGATGAGGAGGGATGTATGTAGACTTTTTGTTCGTCTAGTAGTGTGCGGTATGACTCTTCGTCGCGTTTAGCGGAGTGGTGGAAGAAGCCGCTGCAAATGCACTTTTGAATGCGTTCAGTTTTACTCAAGCCTTCGAATGAAAGTTTGTCACGCCGGTGCATAAACTTGTACTTGTCCATTATCGATATCAACTGCTTCTTTATATCTTGTACCTTTATCAACGCTCTATACtacacataatttataacaatttttaaacgGGTAGTTAGTAGTTGGTATGAGTAGTGAGGAAATTTTCTATCTACATTGCTGCTTCAactacttatttaccaaattttaattgtaaaaagtaaaaaaaataccaaaaaggttgcaaattcTGAAATAATGGGGATAGGTAAATAAGTAACTGAGTTAGTAGGACCCCGTAGGGAAAAGAGAGAGCCATTGGGGTGGCTAACTCTGTGGAAAATAACTAAACTCTGTTACTACAAGCCCCGTAACGGAATACCTGTAGGAAATTATTGTAGCAGTAGAAATTGGAGAATTGGTTGTGTGACCATTGGTTATAAATGTGGAGATAAGTGAGATGGTCTCCTTCAGGTTGG harbors:
- a CDS encoding GLE1-like family protein — encoded protein: MKAVGGVTFNFDESVLVEDRKLQIPLNFYKTGHNFTTQFKLQLIQSHTTRNITINTVETVNFSDKTVNFSDKTVNFSDKSVTDVTGEIVKDVTGESVKDVTGESVKFGYLDSKQLEELIDENCVATRNVYNSVITETINEFQRLELLEKQKLERENFEKKRIEQEKLENQRKQIQNSHNENLTLHNENLTLQGEKLTLQGEKLTLQGEKLTLQGEKLTLQGEKLTLQGEKLTLQGEKLTVGANKFDDISWDYVPKNRTILFFDDLREKFIKFERIYSEVRSNSELKQVRIDLSKRVKICLNSIANTQKQVDLTFKTLSSLLQQCNSEDLKIFTLFKIVEGVLNCCEQGQIYINPKSVWSFSRLLASIDKINPDFNTIFITLLTLKTKLIIPKFYLTRNDTFSEANVGQNMTPDNTVELGKLYEYPVDVNEEIVYNKRLSSYLRLYLSYLCIKNDFTTIWSYYANVVNSSWNTIFIQFIPCILITILNITSYFMHNIYKLQFKKVLVNINKLLNEKLMRCNNTSSVQMYIGQLQQFYHDFNSGVKLTEPEGYKMKYKEEDLRNDI
- the spt4 gene encoding Transcription elongation factor SPT4 domain protein, giving the protein MNNPVSIFDDEEGLDDERAKNNKYDFIPQGVIRKRGNSEGEKPNPKLRACISCRLIMSEDQVSVTFYENGCGNCSFLQMDGDHRRTLDCTSANFNGFISIMDPQKSWSARYNNLSDLIPGCYAISVNGTLPESIKDELLE